GAAGAATCGGATTTCTTTTCGGCGGTACCGAACTCCGAGTGTACGGCCTGAAGATTTTTGAATTCTTTATCGGCTTTTTGCTGGGCCTTGTCGCTATCGACCTTTACTATTCTAACAATGGCGCTCGCTATATCGTCGTAAAGAGAATCCGTTAGTTGCTGGAAAAGTTCGTAAGATTCCTTTTTAAATTCTATCACGGGATCTTTCTGGCCGTAAGCTCTCAATCCAACGGAATCCTTAAGGTGATCGACGGATTCCAGATGTCTGCGCCATCTTTCGTCTATCATCCTCAGCATTATGTATTTCATGACTTGAGGGAACTCCTTGCCGAAGGACTTCTTCTTCTCCTGGTATGTATCTTCAAGCAGTTTTATGGCAGACTCTTTCAGTTCCTCAATAGTTTTCGACTCGCTCAGGCGATTCAGAGAATCGGGCGATAGAAAAGCGAAGGAACTTCTAATCTCCTCTCTGGATGGCATCGCCTGTAAGCCGTCAACTCTTCTTTCAACCACGTCATGAATTATCTCGGAGATATTTGAATCCAGTTCTTCACCCTTCAGAACCCAGTCCCTGTGGGCGTAAATCGCGCTCCTCTGTTGGTCCATGACTGAGTCGAGCTCAAATAACCTTTTTCTTATCTCGAAGTGTATCCCTTCGATCTTCTTCTGCGAAGAGGATATAATTCTGCTGAGGAGCGGATGCTCTATTGGCTGTCCCCTTTCGATTTTCAGGGTCGTCATTATCGATTGCATTCTTTCGCCGCCGAACAACCTTAGCAGATCGTCTTCTGTCGAAAGATAGAACCTGGATTCTCCGGGGTCTCCCTGTCTACCCGACCTGCCCACGAGTTGGTTGTCTATCCTCCTGCTCTCATGGCGTTCAGTTCCTAACACGAAGAGACCTCCGAGATCTACGACTCCTTCGCCAAGCTTGATATCGGTTCCTCTACCGGCCATGTTCGTGGCTATGGTTACGGTTTTTGCCTGCCCGGCTTTGGCCACAATTTCGGCTTCGCGCTCGTGATACTTTGCGTTAAGAACTTCATGGGGCACGCCTTTCTTCTTAAGTAAATTGCTCAGCTGTTCACTCTTCTCTATGGAGGTTGTTCCTACCAGCACTGGCTGGCCCTTTTCGTATCTCCTGACGATCTCCTCAATTATCGCTTCGTTCTTTTCTTCGCGAGATTTGTAAATCAGATCTTCCTTGTCCACTCTTACAACTTCGCGGTTGGTGGGAATGACTGCTACCGGTGTGTTGTACATGGATATGAATTCGGCCTCTTCCGTTGCGGCTGTCCCGGTCATACCGGAGACCTTCTCGTACAACTTGAAGTAATTCTGGAAAGTGATAGTAGCGAAAGTGACCGATTCCTGTCTTATCTGAACGTTTTCCTTTGCTTCTATTGCCTGGTGGAGACCTTCCGAGTATCTTCTACCCTGAAGAAGTCTCCCAGTGAACTCATCCACTATCACGACTTCACCCTCTTGACTCACGAGATAATCGACCTCTTTTCTGTAAAGAGTCATGGCTTTAAGCGCGTTGAGCAGGTGGAAGAGGTAGTCATAGTTGCTCGGATCGTATAGATTGTCTATCTGCAGCAATTTCTCTGCCTTTGCTATACCTTCGTCGGTAAGGGTGACAGTCCTGTCTTTCTCGTCAACCAGAAAGTCCTTTTCCTGCTGAAACCTCTTGGCGAAGAAGGCGAACTGCCGATAGAGACTGGACGAATCCTCGGCCGGTCCGGAGATTATTAACGGCGTTCTCGCCTCGTCTATCAGTATGGAGTCGGCCTCATCCACGATAACGAAGTTGTGGCCACGTTGAACTTTGTTTTCGAGCGAATAGACCAGGTTGTCCCTGAGATAATCGAAACCGAACTCGTTAGCCGTACCGTAAGTAATGTCGCAGTTGTAGGCTTCTTTCCGGTTGACCGGGTCCATGCTGGCCTGTATGAAGCCTGCCTTCATCCCGAGATATTCGTACACGGGTCCCATCCAGCCCGCATCTCTCTTAGCCAGGTAATCGTTAACGGTTGCGAGATGGCAGCCCTTTCCGGTAAGAGCGTTAAGATACAGTGGCATGGTCGCGACAAGGGTCTTTCCCTCGCCGGTTTTCATTTCGGCTATCTTTCCTTCGTTCAGGGCCATTGCTCCCATAAGCTGCACGTCGAAAGCCCTCATTCCTGTGGTCCTCTTCGCGGCTTCCCTTACCAGCGCGAAGGCCTCGGGTATCAAGTCTTCCAGAGGGCTGCTTTCGGCCGCTTTCTTCAGCTCCTCGGTTTTTTTCAAAAATTCTTCTTGAGTAAGTTTACTAATTGAGGGCTCTAAGGAGTTAATTTTCTCGACTACTTTTGAGTACTTTTTGAGAAGCATTTTGTTTTTGTCGAAAATCTTGTCGAAAATGGACATACAATCACCTCAGTAAAACCGGAGCGCGTGTACCATTTTACCGTTCTCCAGAAAAGTTTGCTGATAGAAGATCGCACTGTCCAGCGAAATCCCTATCAGCGATTTGAAGATCTTCTTCACATCGACGAAGGCCTCGACGATGTCTTTCTCCATTCCCAGTTCTCTCACAAACTCATAACTGACGTTGTCCCGAAGCGTTCCCGACGATGAAGCGGCCGAGTAATACTCTTCGGGAGTGAGTGTCGTGAGCACCGTGGTCGAGGGTGAGAAAATGAAATATATCGTATCGAAATCATTCTCCAGTTCATATACCCGGTTTCCCCTGTAAAGCGAAGTCTTAGCACCCCACTCTTTGAGAGGGTTTTCGAGGAAAGAGGTATCGCCGTTCTTGTTTTTGAAAACAGCCGAGACTTTTGGAACCTCCGAAACCAGTTCTCCGTATATCCGGGCATTTCCGGTACTTTCTCTAGACAGGAGTACTATGTAATCGGCCAGTTCCCTGTAAGGTTCGAGATCAAGCTCGAACCAGTGGGTCAATTCATTTCTAAGAGTTTCCACGGAAGAGGAGGGGAAGAAGACCGTATAGTCGCCATAAGTCTTTTCCGAAGCCTCGCTCTCTTTCGTATCGGCGAGCTTCAAAAAAACTTCCAGATCCTGCGAATTGAGGAATATCGTGTCCTGAACTATGGTTGCAGACAGCGTATGGCCTTCTGGCCGGGCGAAAACAACCGTATTGTCCACCGAGAAGGGTGATTGAAGTCCGAGATCGATCTTGAAACGATCGCTGTCGAAGAAGCCAGTGATGGTGTAGTCGTAACTCATCTCGGCTATCTCTCTAGCCTTTTCACTCGATTCGAGCAACCTTCTTCCCTGTCCCTGATAGGTGCTAAGGGCCGTTTGAACGGCTTCCCTGTTGCCGCCTATTATAAGGAACCCGTCTCCGGTGTGGTAGTAGAGTGTCCCACTATTGCTTCTCAACTCGCTTATTATCTCCCCGGGCTGTGCAAAGATAGTCATATCCAAAAGGGCCGCTACAGCTTTGAGGAGGGGAAAGGAAGACTCGCTCTTCCAGACTATGAAGATTCTCGCCCTGGAAAGCTTGAGCTTCTCGAGGAGGTAAAAGGGATCGAATGTGAGAAGGTCTTCCAGCGAGAGCTCCAGACCTTCTCCAGCCAGAAGAAGATCCCTGTTCAAAGCGTTCTTCAGAAGACTCGTATCGACTTCGGCGTTGTAGCCGGTCGCGTCTATTATCCCGTAAATAGCTCTCTCGGCGCCGAAACCATCGTCTCCAAGGTAGGCACCGAAGAAATTGGTATTGTCCCTCAGAGTCTCGAGAGTCGATCGCATACTTCTTAGAACAAGAAAATATCCCGCACTCTCTGGCACGAAATCGAAAAGCTCTTGAGCCGCTACTCCAGAAAAATGAATCACAAAGCACAAAATAAAAATGAAAAGCTTCAAAATGAACCCGATGGGCCAAATTTAAAGCGGATCGGGTTTTCCCTCCCTTCGATTGACCTTAAAACTCTACCGGTTGCTAAAGAGAAAAAACTCTATCAACTATACACCACGTATCGATATCGGCATAGATCTGTTTTTTCACTGTCAGGAGCAAATACTCTATGTTACCATTCTTTCCACGAATTGGAGAAAAAGTCACGTTCTGTGCGTATAGGCCGGCCTCTCTGAAGGCCTCTATGGATCTCTCCAGAACTTCCACGTG
This portion of the Mesotoga infera genome encodes:
- the secA gene encoding preprotein translocase subunit SecA; the encoded protein is MSIFDKIFDKNKMLLKKYSKVVEKINSLEPSISKLTQEEFLKKTEELKKAAESSPLEDLIPEAFALVREAAKRTTGMRAFDVQLMGAMALNEGKIAEMKTGEGKTLVATMPLYLNALTGKGCHLATVNDYLAKRDAGWMGPVYEYLGMKAGFIQASMDPVNRKEAYNCDITYGTANEFGFDYLRDNLVYSLENKVQRGHNFVIVDEADSILIDEARTPLIISGPAEDSSSLYRQFAFFAKRFQQEKDFLVDEKDRTVTLTDEGIAKAEKLLQIDNLYDPSNYDYLFHLLNALKAMTLYRKEVDYLVSQEGEVVIVDEFTGRLLQGRRYSEGLHQAIEAKENVQIRQESVTFATITFQNYFKLYEKVSGMTGTAATEEAEFISMYNTPVAVIPTNREVVRVDKEDLIYKSREEKNEAIIEEIVRRYEKGQPVLVGTTSIEKSEQLSNLLKKKGVPHEVLNAKYHEREAEIVAKAGQAKTVTIATNMAGRGTDIKLGEGVVDLGGLFVLGTERHESRRIDNQLVGRSGRQGDPGESRFYLSTEDDLLRLFGGERMQSIMTTLKIERGQPIEHPLLSRIISSSQKKIEGIHFEIRKRLFELDSVMDQQRSAIYAHRDWVLKGEELDSNISEIIHDVVERRVDGLQAMPSREEIRSSFAFLSPDSLNRLSESKTIEELKESAIKLLEDTYQEKKKSFGKEFPQVMKYIMLRMIDERWRRHLESVDHLKDSVGLRAYGQKDPVIEFKKESYELFQQLTDSLYDDIASAIVRIVKVDSDKAQQKADKEFKNLQAVHSEFGTAEKKSDSSGKKKSTKRFKVKR